In Oncorhynchus mykiss isolate Arlee chromosome 1, USDA_OmykA_1.1, whole genome shotgun sequence, the following proteins share a genomic window:
- the LOC110515024 gene encoding nodal homolog 2-A, protein MRSLGVIGVALHASLLILLTQGIHKSRDGVYHGKSRRFATDHRPPGFHHLAPKYMMHLYRNYKSNLTRPIDVMEKAIAKQADTVKSVMAKSLFHRPRRWTATFDLTTLLADERIQAAELRFRFPRATRASNITVEIYHHHDYPCRQTQGICQEHQLVGYFSVSSVINSSQHWKVYNLTDPLLNWLGQEQISRSSMKRRSPNKTERDVYFPNSIHQCVSDRALLVVFSHTGSEEGSQAKASLLHTAEQSKFLSTTESKKFRRPKRHRKKRGHSGQREPPDTRGPEVSSGNIEIDPSLCRRVDMHVDFNQIGWGSWIVFPKKYNAYRCEGICPSPLGEDLNPTNHAYMQSLLKHYHPERVPSACCAPTKMSPLSMLYYENGEMLLRHHEDMVVDECGCL, encoded by the exons ATGCGTTCATTAGGCGTTATAGGTGTAGCGCTACATGCCTCTCTGCTCATACTGCTGACTCAAGGAATTCACAAATCTAGAGATGGAGTTTATCACGGAAAATCACGACGCTTTGCTACAGACCACCGTCCACCTGGATTCCATCACCTGGCACCGAAGTATATGATGCACCTTTACCGGAATTACAAGTCAAATCTTACTCGGCCTATAGACGTCATGGAGAAGGCCATCGCAAAACAAGCAGACACAGTCAAGAGTGTGATGGCAAAAA GTTTATTTCACAGACCCCGACGCTGGACTGCAACCTTTGACCTGACCACCTTATTGGCCGACGAACGGATCCAAGCAGCGGAGCTCAGGTTCAGGTTTCCCCGGGCGACGAGGGCTTCCAACATTACCGTGGAGATCTACCATCACCACGACTACCCGTGCAGGCAGACACAGGGGATCTGCCAGGAACACCAGCTGGTGGGatatttctctgtctcctctgtgatTAACTCCTCTCAGCACTGGAAGGTGTACAACCTTACTGATCCGCTGTTGAACTGGCTCGGCCAGGAACAGATTTCCAGGAGCTCAATGAAGAGGAGATCACcaaacaagacagagagagatgtgtactTCCCCAACTCTATCCA TCAGTGTGTGAGCGACAGAGCCTTACTGGTTGTATTCTCTCATACAGGGTCAGAGGAGGGCTCCCAGGCCAAAGCCAGTCTCCTCCACACGGCCGAACAGTCCAAGTTCCTGTCCACCACCGAGTCCAAGAAGTTCCGCAGGCCGAAGAGACACAGGAAAAAAAGGGGCCACTCAGGCCAGAGGGAACCGCCAGACACGAGGGGTCCAGAGGTGTCTAGCGGAAACATTGAGATTGACCCGTCTCTCTGTCGAAGAGTGGACATGCATGTAGACTTCAATCAGATAGGCTGGGGGTCCTGGATCGTCTTCCCGAAGAAGTATAATGCCTATCGATGTGAGGGGATCTGTCCAAGTCCTTTGGGAGAAGACTTGAACCCAACAAATCATGCTTACATGCAG AGTCTCCTAAAACACTACCACCCTGAGCGGGTTCCCTC